ACACTACGTTCGCGTCCGCTACAACGACGAGGTGGTGCGTATCCCCGGCTGTGCTGCCAAACCCCAGAACCATCTACCCGGCGACGACACATTCTGTACTCTTGACGCGTTCAAGGAAATTGTTGACAAGTTCACGccgaagagctggaggaacGAGTGCGTTCAGAACTTGGGCGAGGGAATGTACGGGAGGGATGATAATGAGAAGGCTGTTTCTGGGTTTTAGATTCCACTTCGACTTTTGGGTGTGGACGCCatattactactagtataCATAGTAATACGTAATAGAACGGCGAGGTTTATAGTTAACTAGCATGTATATACTGGCCTATGCAGATCGAATCTGATGGTGTATATGAGTCATGATTTCCGAGGACTCTCTAATCTACTTCCCTGTAAGTATTTACATAGGCCTTATGCACAACGTTATTGAGAGAAGCCATGGGAGTTGAATAGAATGTCTAGGAAGCACTATCCAGTGAGGAAGAACGGGGTATATATATGGTTATTATACAAGCTGTCTATGTGTATATGCGCTAGCAGCACTCTAATATGGATGTGCAGCATCTTTATCCCAAACAAAGATAAATAACGGAAGAGAACCGTAAAGATAAACTCGTACATGTTCCCCAGAAAAATCCCCTCAGCCTAAGACTCAAGTCTCCGCTGCTGCAAATGTCAGGGGTATCAGAACGAAGCACCCTTTCCAGAGTCACTCGAACTCCAAccactctcactctcaggAGCATCCCAGATAGAAGGCATTGGTTCTAATGGCTcacgagatggagacgggCTTTTGCTGGCCCTCTTATCCCCGTTTGGCGGGGAGCCACCGCTGTTTtgattcttgttcttgttcttgtttttgttctttCCCGGTTTCTTGGATTCGTGCTGCTGTCTTAGGCTGGTTAATCGGGCATCTTGTGTCCCGGCACGCTCAATAACGGCAAAAAGTCTCTCGGTTGCAGGTGCGTAGGCCCCGAGCGTATACATATCGCGCACGCGCACGCGCATAAGGTCAAATGCCGTAACGATGGGGACGACAGCCGGTGCTGGCGTTTTAGATTCCGTTGTATAGCTCGACGTTAGGTCCTCTTGGGTGTCGTTATCAAGGGGGATGTCTGGGGCTGCTGTTGTCGTCGGTGTTCCTTGTTGGGGAACTTCAGTCGCTTTGGGCTTTTCATTTGCATCATGTTGCTCAACCTCAGCTATCTTTTGGTATCGCTGGCTGAAGTGGGTGAGGAGAATGGCGCGGGCGCGCATCTGACGCCCGATCTGAATAGCCTCGCCAGTGGTAGAGTGCTTTTTCGCAATGGCGGAACCGGCCATACTATCGTGGAAAGTGGCTTCGTGGATCAGGACGGTAGAGTCTTCCCCGATTTCCGCGAAAGTGCTTGAGGGTCGGCAGTCGCCTGAAAACGAGACCTTGAAGCCATTATCGAAGACGAGCGAGACAGCCATGGCGCCACGGCAGTGAGAGACGTATGTTGTTAAAAGGTCTGTAAGACCCGTGGCCTTGCGAAGCAGAAAGGTGGTTGGATCATCCTTGTTGTACCTCAGCTCAGATTGAGCAGGTTTTGACTCTGGAAGCTCCCGTTTGGGATAGGAGCCGTCCGCGCGACAGTGGCGGTAGATGAGACTTGTCTTGAGTTTACCATCCTCCTGTCGGAATGGGCTGGCGGATAAAGGTACGAGCTTTGAGAAGCCGAAATCCTCGACACCGGCATACTCCTCCAGCCATTCAACCATCATGCCGTCAGACACGACGAACAGACGCTTTTCCTCcaaaatcttattaatagatGGCTCAATCGTGTTCGACAGTGGAACTCCGTCTGGGTAGTTCTCCTGGTACCACGCCTTGAGGACTGAAACAATACCAAGGTGGTGGTCCGCATGAAGGTGGCTAATCCAGACCATTCGTAGGTTTTGAAGAACTTCGCGGAGCTCTTTGGGGTTGAACAGACGCTGAAGCTGGCCAAGTGTACTCTCGCCACAGTCAAGCAGGTAGTATCCTGAGCCTGGAACGTGGACCAGAGTACTAGAGACATTTCGATATTTGGATGGTGCAGACGACCCCGTCCCAAGCGTGAAAATCTCCGCATCGGCACCTGGAAGGTCCTTATGGAATTGCTCAAGTCTTTTCTGTTGCTCTGGTGCTCTTAACCGTCGGCTGATGATATCTGCGCGACGTACAGCGGATAATGGCATCCTTTGCAGGAAAGAGGCAGTGTTCAACCGGGGTATAACTTCGGAAgtattaatcttaaattcGGGTTCCATGTTGACGATAAGACCAGGCTCCGCCGGCAGAAATGGAGAAGGGGACTCTTGGCTCTTGCCAAATATAGGGTTAATAGAAGACCGCGTCTGCAGAAAGCGAGTGTCGTTGTTATGCTCGGGGACTGCATAATTGTCGGGCCTTAACCGGGCCAAGCGAATTGCCGATCCAGCAGCACTTTGCAGGGCCAGGTAGTTCGGGCAATAATCCTTGCTCGAAACGATGTGCTGGCAGTTTGGCATCGAAGCAACGAACTTTTGAAGGCGAGGATCGTCCCCGACGCCTGGGCCCAATATCCAAATGAAAGCTTCTAGGTTGCTCATTACGGAGGGCGAGTTCCACTCCGGCCGACTTAGGAGGCTCTGGACATACTCCGGGGTGGGCAAGTCCATCACTGCCAGGCCTTTCCCGGGCCTTGATGGTTCCATGACCATTTCAGGTGTAATTACCTTTCCATCTTTGGACTCCACACTTTCACCCAGGGTAAGCATACCAAACTTGCGCCCCTTTTCGACACCTAGAGCCATGGCCCTCTTCGGATCAAATTTTCCTCTGAGGTTGTGATTTTTGACAATGTAACATAGACTTTCGTCGCATCTCTGCGCTGTGGGAATCTTCTCAATGGAGGCGCCAGGCCAGGGTTTTCGGACAAGGACGTTCATTTCGGGAACCTCTCTGCCATTTCCAGGAAGGGGTCCCGTGTACTTCTCTAGATCTTTCGTCTCTGGATTACGCACAAATATTTGTGCAGGCAAGTTGACATCCGCAAGGCGCGTTTCTTCCAGGGAATCCAGATGCCAGTCTGAGTTGAACATGCTGGCAACAACGGACTCTCTCGCGAGTTGATCCTGGCTCTTCCGatccacttccaccacctgAGTAGCATGCTCCCGGAACTCATCGaggcttctcttccttgggCTCGAGAATcccgaggacgacgaaggcTTTATAGGCAAAACCCAGGCCTTAATGTTCTCATCAAACCAAGTCGGTGTCTCAAAAGGGTCGTCCGCATTAGTACCCAGACCATCCGACACACCTTCCGTATCATATTCCTTCGTATACACCGGCAATCCCTTCCTGAAGACAAACCTCCGAGCAGTCGCCAGGGTATGGGCAAGATTCCGAGGTCCATGAACAGTCAAATCAtgctgctcttctccatccccgagTTGGGCCCGCTCCTGCAATCTCGCTCCAGACTTCCcagtctgctgctgcccgcCGTGTTTCTGGCGATTCGCCTCCTTTTCGCGCTCAACGGCCTCCTGCGCATTCACGGAAGTGGTGACTCCATCAGCCTTCGTAAGGATCACCCCAATCAAGCCTCCGGAATTATTCCAACTCATGGGCCCCGTGAGGAAAACCTGAGAGATACCGCTCAACTTTGTCCCATTTTCCGTCATAGCCCGCTGAGTCCCCTCTGAAACCCGGCCGAACAGGTATCGCTTATTCGGAAAATGCAGGAGGGCCACCGTCCCCGGCGTATCCGCCGTCGGGGTGGTCACGATCTGGTAGAAGAACTTCATGGGGAGGATTCCCGCCGCTGGGACTATGCGCTTTTTCGAGGAGGGTGTTTTATCGAAAACGTATTGTCGTTTCAGGTCTTGTGCTTTGACGGTGCGAGGGACACGCAGCGCACGAGTTGTGATCGCTGTTGGAATCGCTCGTTTGTATTGTGCGGGATGGATGTTACGAAGAACCTGTTCACGGATGGCTCGTGTGAACGGCCTTTCTAGTAATCGGACGGAAGCCAACTTGGCAGACGGATTGGACGGGCCTAGAAAAAAGCTGAGGCGGAGTCATAAGAAGAGTCATAGGAGTGACGCGAACAAAATGCGCTGTCggcggaaaaaaaaatcaatgATCAGATGAGATGGCTGTGCAGGCCATCCaataagaaattatagaTCAGAAATGAGACGACAAGAAACCATCCACAGGAATAAGAGCATTTGAGAATACCTGGGGGTCTGAAAGGGGAGTGGTTGGATTGGGAGGACTTTCGAAGGTCCGAGTAACAGTGTTTGATTATTTTTTGACACCAGAGCCGCCGGTCCGCCACTCGATCTTTCTTAAGGCCAGAGCTTCGCCAGCCAACACCATTCAGTCTATGCGACGATCACAGATATTATGTTCATTCGATCAATTAATGATTACCAGCTAAAGCACaaaattataataatgaTTTGGTTAAATTTTCCATTGCTTTCTATAGTCATCCAGGTCCCTGACCAGGGTTGATCGCTACCAGTTACCCAAGACAAATTTGATAAACCCAGCCCAAAACGCACCGGACCATCCCCAACACCAGAATATAAGAGAAAAGTAACAAAAATTCGATAACAAAATAAAAAGGTATTTTCGAGAACAACAGCTCGAATCATTGACAAAGGAAACGTATTGGTCTACATGTCGAAGCAGTGCTGAGGACTGGAAGCACGAACGGGGGAGTGGGGCAAAAAGAATAATTTCAAGAACAGAACATTTTACAATCTCGAGTGAATATGCAATGCAATATGGGGAATCATTGAAGATGAGCAGTGAGCATGGAAACGCGTTGGAATGCATCTTCCATGCTACTGCAGAGGGAAGCAAGTCGGTTGGCATCAGCCTTGGAGTCACTCTCGACGACAATCTCGTAAGCGGAGGGTTTGCTAGACTCGATACCATCAAAGGATGAGTCTTCGGAGATTTGTGACACGGACTGCTTGGGCTGGTCGGCAAACAGTGCAAGGACGGGGTCGGActcatcaacctccacgTTTAAGTTCCCAGCGTCGGCCGTGGGTTGTTCTTCGGGGAAGCGGTCGACGAGCGGAGCATCCTTGGTACTAGGAGCCTCGGGGTAGTTCAGGCCGTCGAGGGCGGTCGATTTGCCAGAAAGGATCTCAGTGTCGACAGGGGGCTCAGGGACTTCCAGGACAGCGAAAACGGGGGCGTTGCTGAAGTTGACATCAATTCCAGTGTTCCAGCCACCgttgttcatgttcattGTAGAAACATCAATACCCTGGCTAGGGACCATCATCATTCCCATCTGAGAGTTTTGCTGCTGCATTTGAAATTCCTGCTGGCCATGGTTGGCAGCTGGCTCTTTGGGGATGTTCGCTTGCTGCATCGGGGCCTGCGACATGGCCgggggttgctgctgctgtacTTGGGGCTGCGactgctgaggctgctgcgATAGTTGTGCTTGGCCGCTGGGAAGACCACTAACGTTCATCTCATCGAGGAACTGGGAGAAGTTTGGCGACGACAAAAGTGTACGAGCAAGATCGGTGAGACGAGCATTTTCCTCGTAGAGAGCACGGTTCTGAACGCGCAGTTGGTTAGCCTCGTCGGTTCTCTGCGCCACCTCGCTCTCCAGCTGGCCGATGTATTCTATATGATCAAATTAGTATTACACGATCAACTCGGCATATAGTGATGGGAGGATCGGGGTGTACCTTTTCTCCGAGATCTAAAAGCACGAGCGGAAACCTTGTTGCGGAGCTGCCGGCGCTCCTTGCTACTCAGTTTCTTGCCTTCCTCGCTAGCGAGAAGtctctcatcctcatccatgtCCTGCTCATCCTTCTTGGACTTTGACAAATGACCACCGGacgatggagagggagactCTGAAGGGCTTCCAGAAGCGGACTTCATTTGCTGCAAGAGGCGAGAGATCCGTTCCTCAACCACTGCGTTTGAGGCCTGGGGCTGCTGTGCCTGAGGAGTGGCGTTGTTGCGTTGCTGTTGGAGTTGttcctgttgttgctgctgttggcggAGCATTTCATGCTGTCTCTGCTGTTGAGCCGCCTTAGCCAGTGCAGCTTGCTGGTGCATACCAGGGTACATGCGTCCAACTTGGGTGGAGGATCCCATGGAAACGACCTCTTGTCCTCCAAGGGCATTAGGGTCCACAAATTGGTTTTTGTTGGCATTTGGTGAGACAAAGTATCCAGGTACAGTGTTCATGTTGTTGTCGGCCTCAAGGTCCATCTCTGAAAGGTTTCGAGTTGGGGTGGAGTTGAAGTCAAGGGGCGCTTCGTCGCGCTTGATCTGAGGTTGGAACATTTCGCCATTCATAGCGAAACCGGGGCTTGCACCACCATATCCCATCTGAGGCATTTGGTTGAAGGGGATGGCTTGGGCCAGGGCACCTGGTGGGAGACCTGTCTGCTGCTTGTGCTCATCATATTGATGGCTAGGGGCGGGAAATGCGACCGGTGATTGACTGGACGAGGCAAAGCTGGCACTTCGTGCATCGCTGGAAACAAATTCCGAGTTAGGCAAAGACGGCTGTGAAGTTAAACCAATTTTCGATCGGGCTGGTTCTGAAGGAGTGTAGCTGAGTTGATCGAGGTTGATGAATGTGTCGAGATCTTGGTCGTAAGACGTCTGAGCGACAACCGGATGTTCCGCGAGGGCGGCCATTTCGAGGATAGGATATAGCCTCTAGAAATTATAAACAGTGAATTATATAACCGCTAAGTAGCGTCCGAATCTTTTTTGACGAGAATCAGAATAGGATCCTCGTCGAGGTTGGATGGAGAAGTCGGTCGTAGGGAGAAGCACGGGTAAAGCGAGCGACCGAGTTGGACAAGGGGTGAGCGAGGTCGAAGaaagggagaaagaggggtGTTTCGAGTTGTGTTAGGTTCAACGAAAGAATGAACCGAATCGAGGAGAAAATGAGTCGAGACCGAAGTAGACAGGAGAGATGGATAATAATAAGGGTTGATGGGAAGGCAGATGGAGAAACAAACAGGGCCAGGTGGTGGGAATTGCTTGAAGATCAACCAAGGATGGTCGGGCGCTGGgatggatgaagagggtgagCGAACGGAAGGCGGTGGAGTCAAGTGGGGAGCCGCCAGGGGAAATGGCGTTACTGGTATCTTACAGTTAGAATAGAAACAGGTAAAGCAGGCTTGCGCGTCCTCTGCTGATTCAGCGGGATTACTCTCTCCGGTTGGGCCTGGCGCCTCAGACTAGGGCTCCTGGGTCTTCACCCTAATCCTTAGGCTCCACTTTAGATTCTTACGGTAATGCAATACAAAATCAATTGAATCTTGTTTTTCTCGAGTCCAAAGTCTCCTGTGGTTAAAGATCGCAATGACGATGGTCTTGATAGCCTTGTCCCATGTCACCACTAGGAGAAAATTCCAATGAGAATTGAACCAATTTACATGCTCAGTCACTACTGATTCACTGCACTTTGTATCAGATCTCGGCTCAGCTGCGCAGTGCTATATTTATTCGCCTCCAGGCAGCAGAATACAAAAAACGATTGGCGAACCGGCGAATTCCTGCGAAAGGTAAAGCGTTCCCAATTCGGAAATACTCATCCTTGAGGTCGGGATTAACGGTGCGTGGGCTTTGCGCAGACAAAGTTGTGGATACGGACTATCAACCTGGCGGTTCTTCGAGAATTCCCGCCTTCTCGGCGATATCGCAGGGATATTCACAGGGTCCCGGTGCTCCGTGGCGCAATTAGAGTCACAAGCGTAATTTTTTTGTTTAACTTTGCGTGGGAATGGTCTATCGTGTTCTATCATGCTGTTCCCGGTCCAACTCAAGGATAACCTGCCCTTTTTGAACTCTAACGGATCAGGCAAGAATGCGATGACGGCATGATATATTTCCTTAAGCTTAAAAGTCAAAATTAAGCGCCTAAAATTCAATTCGCTCGCATGGCTTAGTTGGTAAAGCGCATGACTAGTAATCATGAGATCCTCGGTTCGAATCCGAGTGTGagcattttcttttttgtcaatcaaatattttttttatatacatTCACGAAGACAGCCAATAGAgacacacacacacacacacacaccACACCGATTTTGCTTTGATTAGAACTAATCTCTTTGCTGTTTGTGTGCCACTTTTCATGTATACGCGGCCGGAGACCGAAGGAGACCGGAGTTATCGTATACGACGCCCGATTTTGGGCATCAAGTCCGATATGGGCAGGAATACTACGATGTCCgagaattatttttataccgAATGAGGCTGTGTAGTCCGCGAAGCGATGTGGCAATTGAGCCCAGTGCGGAGCCAGTACTCAAATACCGGCGGATCCAAGCTTTGATCTTTGTCTGGAAACTACACCATACTAGCCCGAGATAGGGAAACGCGCCATTCCTCGGGCTTCGACTCTGTCAAGTATCGTTTTTTTTTCGGTTCCCATTGATTTCATCGGGTCGCTTGTCTTGAAATTTCCTCTCCTCACCACAGCCACAGAATCTCACCGGCAGCAATTGCCAATCGTCAAACATCAGTCAGACTTATGGTTGGGGGGGTTTAAGATGATGCAGGCTGCAACAAGACCCAAAAAATGAACCAAGCCACGAAACAACAAGCTGCAGAACATGGGGCCCGCCCGAACCCAAAAAAATACCTTATCTTCTAAGCCACTCTGTTCGAACCATGGCGATCAGGTCATGCTGAAATGCTAAATGCTTTCCTCGAAAACGCCGGTCAAATCAGCTGCCAGTAAATAGGGCTGCCTAGGCGAGTGGCTTAtgcagagctggagaggagcaacaacaacaacttTCTATGAGACAAGAATAGTAGTTAGCCGGCGGGGATTCAACGGCAGTACAGCGCCTAGCACTGCTACTAGTAGACTACTGGATGTTTGAGGCGTGCTTTctgcctgccactgccactgccacgACAATACGCAGGCCGTACACCGTTGACCGGCACGGATATCGGGCAGTATGATGCCCGTGGTGTGGGCCTGATGATTATTTACAGGAGTAAGATGGAGTAAGAGGTTGGAACAGTCTGAGTGAGTCGAGAACGAAGCGGGGGAGAAACTGTACTAGCAAAGTGGCCCCAGTTCGAATTTTGTTTTGAAGTTTTGGACGTTCGTCTCAAGTCTAGACCGTACGAGCCTACAGGGTGATCTCACTATTCGGGGTGGCAGGTTCAGTTTCTGGCAACGCGACAACCCTATGTGTTTCAGTCTGTATGGTTCGGCATTGGATCCTATCCGAAGAACGGTGTCAGAAAAGAGGAGGTATACGTAACCTTGCAGAAGATATGAGTGAGTGGTCTCATGGTTTCGTGGTTTCGTGGTTTCGTGGTAAATATAGTCTGGGCCGTTCGGTTTAGGGGTCGTCCATGGATAGGGCTCAAGTTTATCGGAATTAAGCTATGAgaaaaaatttatataatccCGATATATCGAGGCGATGCGAGACCCAAAAAAAGTAACAATATTCTTCAAATTATTCTACTCTATACTGCGCTTTCATAATAAGACAGAGAAAAAAACACATGAACCCCTGATTCAAAGATGCGCACTGCTCTTCAGCTTAGCGGCTACCATTTCCGAGATACGAGGGTCAACCTTGCTGAACATCTGGAGGACGGCTTCCTTCAGTCCAGGAGGCACAGACTCCAGCGTCTCAGACATATTCGCAACCCAGacattcttttccttctcatcGAAAACTCTGTTCCATAGATCCCGAGGCTGGATGTAATCATAATCATCGACATGAATCTCGTTCTGGCCAAGGAATGCATTTTGCTCAATGCGCTCGGTGTGTCGCACGTCCGAAAGTACCTGGCTGGGGACGCCCGGGGTCAGTGCGCTCCGCACGTAGTTGGGGTCGCCGCCATAGTTCTTGGTGATGGTCCCCATGCCGTCGCGCTCGTAGGGTGCGTAGACGGGGCAGATTGCACGGTTAGGAGGGAGCTGTGTGTAGTTGACTCCGAGACGGTATCGCTGGGCGTCGGGGTAGGCGAACATGCGGGCTTGCAGCACTAATGGACAGGGGATGTTAGTGTCCGCTCGGAGGCAAGGCTTTCGGGCAAGTTTCGGTATGTACTTACTAGGATCCGGGGTCATCGCGATTCCAGGGACCATGTTCGACGGCGAGAATGCCGCCTGCTCGATCTCTGCAAAGTAGTTCTCCGGCTGCATTTCTTGTTAACATATTTCTCTTAGGTCTGTTCTATAAGTGCAACCGTACATTCTTGTTGAGGGTCATTTTGCCAACCTCAATCAAGGGGAATTCCTTGTGAGGCCAGACCTTGGTGATATCAAAAAGAGCACGGCCGTATGTCTCAGCCTGCTCAGGCTCCATCACCTGCACGTATAGCTTCCAGACTGGGAACTGCTTGCGGGCGATGGCATCCCACAGATCCTGGTTATGCCAGTCGGGGTTTACTCCGGCCATACGGCCCGCGTCTTGTTCAGAGAAGTGAGTAATAGGCGCCATCGGCCGGAAGTGGAATTTGCAGTAGCGGGATCGACCGTCGGCTGCCACTAGCTTGAAAGTATGCACGCCGAATCCTGTTACTCGGCGGATGGAATCGGGGAGACCGCGGGAACCGAACAGGTGCATCAAGGCGTGCACACTCTCTGGTTGGTTGGCGTGGAAGTCCCAGAACTAAAAGATTAGTTTCATCAAGAAGACGGATACTTCAATAGTATAACCTACCATAGTTGGATCCATCCGGTTGGTGGCAGGATGCTTCTTGTGGCTTCTGTTCAGGGACGGGAACCTGATCGGGTCACGGACGAAGAACACTGGCTTGGAGGGGATTAGAACTAGATGCGCAAGACAGTTCCAAGGAACGAAAACTTACAACGTGGTTTCCAACGATGTCATGGTTGCCCTCCTCGGTGAAGAACTTTACAGAGAAGCCTCTCACATCACGAACGGTGTCTGCACTGCCCTTCTCGCCACCAGTGGTGCTAAGACGGAAGAGCACTGGGGTCTTCTTGCCAACGCCATTGAGGAACTTG
This region of Aspergillus puulaauensis MK2 DNA, chromosome 5, nearly complete sequence genomic DNA includes:
- a CDS encoding ribonuclease Z (COG:Q;~EggNog:ENOG410PGTV;~InterPro:IPR027794,IPR001279,IPR036866;~PFAM:PF13691;~go_process: GO:0008033 - tRNA processing [Evidence IEA]), coding for MKFFYQIVTTPTADTPGTVALLHFPNKRYLFGRVSEGTQRAMTENGTKLSGISQVFLTGPMSWNNSGGLIGVILTKADGVTTSVNAQEAVEREKEANRQKHGGQQQTGKSGARLQERAQLGDGEEQHDLTVHGPRNLAHTLATARRFVFRKGLPVYTKEYDTEGVSDGLGTNADDPFETPTWFDENIKAWVLPIKPSSSSGFSSPRKRSLDEFREHATQVVEVDRKSQDQLARESVVASMFNSDWHLDSLEETRLADVNLPAQIFVRNPETKDLEKYTGPLPGNGREVPEMNVLVRKPWPGASIEKIPTAQRCDESLCYIVKNHNLRGKFDPKRAMALGVEKGRKFGMLTLGESVESKDGKVITPEMVMEPSRPGKGLAVMDLPTPEYVQSLLSRPEWNSPSVMSNLEAFIWILGPGVGDDPRLQKFVASMPNCQHIVSSKDYCPNYLALQSAAGSAIRLARLRPDNYAVPEHNNDTRFLQTRSSINPIFGKSQESPSPFLPAEPGLIVNMEPEFKINTSEVIPRLNTASFLQRMPLSAVRRADIISRRLRAPEQQKRLEQFHKDLPGADAEIFTLGTGSSAPSKYRNVSSTLVHVPGSGYYLLDCGESTLGQLQRLFNPKELREVLQNLRMVWISHLHADHHLGIVSVLKAWYQENYPDGVPLSNTIEPSINKILEEKRLFVVSDGMMVEWLEEYAGVEDFGFSKLVPLSASPFRQEDGKLKTSLIYRHCRADGSYPKRELPESKPAQSELRYNKDDPTTFLLRKATGLTDLLTTYVSHCRGAMAVSLVFDNGFKVSFSGDCRPSSTFAEIGEDSTVLIHEATFHDSMAGSAIAKKHSTTGEAIQIGRQMRARAILLTHFSQRYQKIAEVEQHDANEKPKATEVPQQGTPTTTAAPDIPLDNDTQEDLTSSYTTESKTPAPAVVPIVTAFDLMRVRVRDMYTLGAYAPATERLFAVIERAGTQDARLTSLRQQHESKKPGKNKNKNKNKNQNSGGSPPNGDKRASKSPSPSREPLEPMPSIWDAPESESGWSSSDSGKGASF
- a CDS encoding bZIP transcription factor (COG:S;~EggNog:ENOG410PHVW;~InterPro:IPR004827;~PFAM:PF00170,PF07716;~go_function: GO:0003700 - DNA-binding transcription factor activity [Evidence IEA];~go_process: GO:0006355 - regulation of transcription, DNA-templated [Evidence IEA]), encoding MAALAEHPVVAQTSYDQDLDTFINLDQLSYTPSEPARSKIGLTSQPSLPNSEFVSSDARSASFASSSQSPVAFPAPSHQYDEHKQQTGLPPGALAQAIPFNQMPQMGYGGASPGFAMNGEMFQPQIKRDEAPLDFNSTPTRNLSEMDLEADNNMNTVPGYFVSPNANKNQFVDPNALGGQEVVSMGSSTQVGRMYPGMHQQAALAKAAQQQRQHEMLRQQQQQQEQLQQQRNNATPQAQQPQASNAVVEERISRLLQQMKSASGSPSESPSPSSGGHLSKSKKDEQDMDEDERLLASEEGKKLSSKERRQLRNKVSARAFRSRRKEYIGQLESEVAQRTDEANQLRVQNRALYEENARLTDLARTLLSSPNFSQFLDEMNVSGLPSGQAQLSQQPQQSQPQVQQQQPPAMSQAPMQQANIPKEPAANHGQQEFQMQQQNSQMGMMMVPSQGIDVSTMNMNNGGWNTGIDVNFSNAPVFAVLEVPEPPVDTEILSGKSTALDGLNYPEAPSTKDAPLVDRFPEEQPTADAGNLNVEVDESDPVLALFADQPKQSVSQISEDSSFDGIESSKPSAYEIVVESDSKADANRLASLCSSMEDAFQRVSMLTAHLQ
- a CDS encoding catalase (COG:P;~EggNog:ENOG410PV4W;~InterPro:IPR018028,IPR011614,IPR024708,IPR002226, IPR020835,IPR024711,IPR037060,IPR010582;~PFAM:PF00199,PF06628;~go_function: GO:0004096 - catalase activity [Evidence IEA];~go_function: GO:0020037 - heme binding [Evidence IEA];~go_process: GO:0006979 - response to oxidative stress [Evidence IEA];~go_process: GO:0055114 - oxidation-reduction process [Evidence IEA]) produces the protein MSKPVFTRAEGQPVSDPAVSQTLPTFGGGAHTTLGDTLLIETLTHFNRERIPERVVHAKASGAWGEFEVTNDVSSLTSAKFLNGVGKKTPVLFRLSTTGGEKGSADTVRDVRGFSVKFFTEEGNHDIVGNHVPVFFVRDPIRFPSLNRSHKKHPATNRMDPTMFWDFHANQPESVHALMHLFGSRGLPDSIRRVTGFGVHTFKLVAADGRSRYCKFHFRPMAPITHFSEQDAGRMAGVNPDWHNQDLWDAIARKQFPVWKLYVQVMEPEQAETYGRALFDITKVWPHKEFPLIEVGKMTLNKNPENYFAEIEQAAFSPSNMVPGIAMTPDPMLQARMFAYPDAQRYRLGVNYTQLPPNRAICPVYAPYERDGMGTITKNYGGDPNYVRSALTPGVPSQVLSDVRHTERIEQNAFLGQNEIHVDDYDYIQPRDLWNRVFDEKEKNVWVANMSETLESVPPGLKEAVLQMFSKVDPRISEMVAAKLKSSAHL